The sequence ATGGCCTTAAAAATTCCTGATCAAATTAAAAAACTTTGTGTCATTGCAACCGCAGCGGGAAAAATCAATGACATTCCGATTATCAGTCCGATTGGGTTAAACCTGAAAGAAATTTTAACCTTTTTTTATCATCGGCCCGAAATTAAAGAACGAATCAAAAATGAAAAGCTTGCCAATGACGAAAAAAAGGAAATCCACCGCTCTTCACAAACATTTGCCCGAATGGTTAAAAACTCAAAAGTATTCCAAAATATTCTAACTCTTCTTCCCTCCATAGGCTGCGAAACGTTGGTTATTGGAGCGGAAAACGATTTGGTGGTCCCGATTCCTTACCAGCAGGCCATTTTTAATCAACTTCCCCACGCCAAATGGAAAGCCTATCCTGAAACCGGCCATTTTATCATTGTCGAAAGACCAAACGAATTGGCTCAGGACCTAACTCAATTTTTCAATGAATGATAAAAAAAAATCTTCCATCATAATTTCCAACAAAAAGGCGTTTCACGATTTCTTTATAGACGAAACTTACGAGGCGGGAATCTGTCTGACCGGAACGGAGGTTAAATCGATTCGGACAGGACAGGCAAACTTAAAAGATAGCTTTGCAAGAGTAGAAGAAAACGCGGTTTATCTTTATCAATGTCACATTAGCCCTTACACCCATGGGAATCGCGCGAATGTCGATCCCGTCCGGACTCGAAAACTCCTTCTCCATAAAAAAGAAATCAACCGCCTGATGGGTAAAACCATGCAAAAGGGTTTAACCCTTATACCGCTTAAAATCTACTTTAAAAATGGAAAGGCCAAAGTTGAGTTGGGTTTGGCGCAAGGTAAAAAAACTTATGATAAGCGTGAAGACCTCAAGACAAGGGCGGCGAAACGAGAAGTGGAAAAAGCTTTTAAGGAACGGAACAGGTAATCAAAGCTTGAAAAATACTCTTCTATCACTTATAATGAAAAATGAGCTATAAACAAACGGGGGCGACTGGTTTCGACAGGAGCTCTAGTATTTAAGGTTGCATGCCGAGATTCCATCGGTCTCGTTAAACAGGTGGAAAACAAGCAACTGCCAACGAAGAACTGGCACTCGCAGCCTAATTTAGGCTTGTGACGTCTTTCTCATGAGGGTCTGCGTAATGAGAAAGGCGCAATTGCAGCAGGCTGGTCCGCCTGATCCGTTGATGTCAGGCAGATGAGATCAAGTCAACTAGCCTTTTTTCTAAGCCTGTCTTTGGGCGTGGAGAG is a genomic window of Nitrospirota bacterium containing:
- a CDS encoding alpha/beta hydrolase codes for the protein MDEKEVKVNGARIVYFQGGTGPALVLLPSAGGRAKEYKDIFPFLTSFFSVYTLDYPGFGRSDELKEVDGVEKLADFIVIWLQTIGIESFFLVGFSMGGAIALEMALKIPDQIKKLCVIATAAGKINDIPIISPIGLNLKEILTFFYHRPEIKERIKNEKLANDEKKEIHRSSQTFARMVKNSKVFQNILTLLPSIGCETLVIGAENDLVVPIPYQQAIFNQLPHAKWKAYPETGHFIIVERPNELAQDLTQFFNE
- the smpB gene encoding SsrA-binding protein SmpB — translated: MNDKKKSSIIISNKKAFHDFFIDETYEAGICLTGTEVKSIRTGQANLKDSFARVEENAVYLYQCHISPYTHGNRANVDPVRTRKLLLHKKEINRLMGKTMQKGLTLIPLKIYFKNGKAKVELGLAQGKKTYDKREDLKTRAAKREVEKAFKERNR